A DNA window from Engystomops pustulosus chromosome 6, aEngPut4.maternal, whole genome shotgun sequence contains the following coding sequences:
- the LOC140065855 gene encoding uncharacterized protein has product MAFNIDARSPCLPEEQHYDSCHEDYSVSLVIHWQAGAPSRGLQRLCLGILTPENQPYPTFNWTSDIILQRISTFNIIFFIIIFFFIIFFVIFFFFFLIIIFFYFVFFIIVFLIFFFIIIFFFIIFFVIVFFSFLIIIFFYFVFFIIIFFIIIEIMKLHINSIILVFCLFVLQGYFTNSKKQVNWTVTLSKTKKTAINSTVDIPCNITGPDDPGKYHLIWYEYGVTEHQQVYNSDNQSQVHPDYINRTSRIGGGANCSLRIKNMTKTAWYFPKITGDSYKINKEENPVMISVTGCLNRATCSDWSFTFPTTIDALEGSCLEIPCTLTHPENITDFNLIWFLRTKKGDKIFNTTTIHKEIKREGITSLVQARNSNCTLWIDYAKKEEQYYPGVSKVITAPILDGKRCKVSATGKVPNPKITGIENLIESKAVKIICSVAHICASRSLSVEMRIDNIRVNITSKNLTQNELKVYLQYVPSLEHNNKSMECKAIYSPPPKEKEIMVKTNVILHIHDNPRCSLIIVITIIVVLGIICFLLLVLLVLMYKRKKIYHRPAVTSETTEIPEPTYASLDKKEVEETYDTLKTYDGGQSSTGNEYGAPGHENMKK; this is encoded by the exons ATGGCGTTTAAcattgatgcaaggagtccctgcttgccAGAGGAACAGCATTACGACAGCTGTCATGAAGACTACAGTGTGTCCCTGGTGATTCACTGGCAAGCGGGGGCTCCTT CTAGAGGGCTACAAAGGTTGTGCCTTGGCATCTTAACCCCCGAAAATCAGCCCTACCCTACATTTAACTGGACCTCTGATATTATTCTGCAAAGGATCTCTACATTCAA tatcatcTTCTTTATCATCAtcttcttcttcatcatcttcttcgtcattttcttcttctttttcctcATCATCATATTCTTCTACTTTGTCTTCTTCATCATCGTCTTCTTAATCTTCTTCTTTATCATCAtcttcttcttcatcatcttctTCGTCATTGTCTTCTTCTCTTTCCTCATCATCATATTCTTCTACTTCGTCttcttcatcatcatcttcttcatcatcata GAGATCATGAAGTTACATATTAATTCCATAATCTTGGTCTTCTGCCTCTTTGTTCTTCAAG GCTATTTTACTAACTCAAAAAAACAAGTGAATTGGACAGTTACATtatcaaaaactaaaaaaacagcaataaactcCACAGTGGATATTCCCTGTAACATCACCGGTCCGGATGACCCTGGAAAGTATCATCTGATCTGGTATGAATATGGAGTCACTGAACATCAACAGGTGTATAACAGCGATAACCAGAGTCAGGTCCACCCGGATTATATAAACCGGACCTCCCGTATAGGTGGTGGAGCAAACTGTTCTCTGAGAATCAAAAATATGACAAAAACAGCCTGGTACTTCCCAAAAATCACCGGTGACTCCTATAAGATAAACAAAGAGGAGAATCCGGTCATGATCAGTGTTACAG GTTGTTTGAACAGAGCGACATGTAGCGACTGGAGCTTCACCTTCCCTACAACCATCGATGCTTTAGAAGGTTCATGTCTGGAGATCCCCTGCACCTTAACCCATCCCGAAAATATCACAGATTTCAACTTAATTTGGTTCTTAAGAACTAAGAAAGGAGACAAAATATTTAATACAACTACAATACACAAAGAGATAAAGCGAGAAGGAATCACGTCTCTGGTGCAAGCGAGGAACAGCAACTGCACCTTGTGGATTGACTATGCCAAAAAAGAGGAGCAATATTATCCGGGAGTCAGCAAGGTGATAACTGCCCCTATTCTGGATGGAAAGCGGTGCAAAGTTTCAGCTACAG gGAAAGTACCGAATCCAAAAATAACGGGGATTGAGAATCTTATAGAGTCAAAAGCCGTCAAAATCATTTGTTCGGTAGCTCACATTTGTGCTTCACGGTCCCTATCGGTAGAAATGAGGATTGATAATATCAGAGTCAATATCACCAGTAAAAACCTGACACAAAATGAGCTGAAAGTGTATCTGCAATATGTTCCTTCCCTCGAGCACAATAACAAGTCCATGGAATGTAAAGCTATATATTCTCCTCCACCAAAAGAGAAGGAAATAATGGTCAAGACCAACGTTATCCTACACATTCATG ATAATCCGCGGTGTTCACTAATAATAGTCATCACTATTATTGTAGTCCTTGGAATCATCTGTTTTCTTTTACTCGTTTTGCTCGTCCTAATGTATAAAAG aaagaaAATATATCACCGTCCGGCAGTAACCAGTGAG ACAACAGAGATTCCAGAACCCACATATGCAAGTCTGGATAAGAAAGAGGTGGAAGAAACCTATGACACCTTAAAG ACTTATGACGGAGGACAATCGTCTACTGGGAATGAATATGGAGCTCCTGGCCATGAAAATATGAAGAAGTGA